ATGTTCACAGGTTATCTCTTAGTAAAAACTTTGGATAATCAAAAGCTGTGAATTTGTAGGAATAACTGTCCTGTATCATGTGTTGAATAGTCTTAAAGAGCATAGATTTATTTAAAATTTTGTGTGTATGTACCATTACACTGTATTATTGTTGGTGGTATAAATGTTTTTCAATACCAATAGATCAGTACAGCCTGGAACACTCATTGTGGACAGCAGCACCATTGATCCCAGTGTGTCCAAGGAGATGGCCGGCTCTGCTTTGAAGAAAGGTGCTGTCTTTATGGATGCCCCTGTGTCAGGAGGTTTGTTAGTCAGTCTGTTCTTGTACTTTGTTAATAGGAAGTCACACTTCCCACTTCTTGAATATGCTCCTTAATTGATGAAGCAATGAATTCAGAACGTTTTATATAAAAAAAGTATGTACTGTTTGCTTCTGACCTCTTAATGAACTTTGCTTAATCTCGTTCCTTGTTGTTTTCCTACTTGTGAAAAATGTCTATTAAGTAGTGATTATTTTAACCCAAAACATGTAAATGTGTACACATTGAACTGTTTAGATGAAAGCTATTATGTAGCTACTGCTCCTAAGGCATATATTCAGAAAGACTGCTGCTGTATAAATAACATCCGACactattaatttaaaaaaaatataatgtggAATATACTCAGTGTATTTACTCTGTTTCATCGTGAAATTGTTTCATTGTCCTTCAGGTATAAATGCAGCCAAGGCTGGGACTCTTACATTCATGGTTGGAGGAGATGAAAAGGAATTTATGGCTGCAAAAGAACTATTATCTGCCATGGgcaaaaatattatttattgtggtggagtgggAAATGGGCAAGCTGTTAAGATCTGCAACAACATGCTGTTAGCTATCTCTATGATCGGAACTGCTGAAACCATGAACCTTGGGATGAGGTAACGTACattaatattaaagaaacttGCTTAACTCTTTAAGggcccacagggtccaagaattttccaaaaaattttttttcttatgaaatggtagaatctttttctgaaggtaataagacaaaaagtacaaaatttgatggaaaattgacgaaattacatGTGAATTTTAAtgcgtcagcgatatttacgcattggcgattttgcccactttgactcctattttaggccaattacattattccagtcgaccaaattcttagctattttgctagtattacttccgttttatcaactgagcacaagaaactgcccagtcaactatttcaactacccagtaaagtgatcagaaattggtaatttggataatttcacacaaaattcaaaatattccaatttccaaatagggtccagaataaacaatacaggcattcctggcactaaagtaacatttcgtctgtttattagttatgctTCCAGGCTTTAcgaatgaattccattttgattttttattcacaaagaatttttattatttttttttttattatcacaccggccgattcccaccaaggcagggtggcccgaaaaagaaaaactttcaccatcattcactccatcactgtcttgccagaagggtgctttacactacagtttttaaactgcaacattaacacccctccttcagagtgcaggcactgtacttcccatctccagaactcaagtccggcctgccggtttccctgaatcccttcataaatgttactttgctcacactccaacagcacgtcaagtattaaaaaccatttgtctccattcactcctatcaaacacgctcacgcatgcctgctggaagtccaagcccctcgcacacaaaacctcctttaccccctccctccaacccttcctaggccgacccctaccccgccttccttccactacagactgatacactcttgaagtcattctgtttcgctccattctctctacatgtccgaaccacctcaacaaaaagaatttttattcacaccaaaaaaaaaaaaaaaaaaaaaaaaaaaaaatttactgttatacaaaaatttactgttatacaccaaaaaaaaaaaaaaaaaaatttactgttatacaatattgtaataattttataaataatgtcagtgcattcgtgaacatatattagacccaccaggtaacatgtattggatgcgtgatatcatttgtttactcttgaacatcggcaaattcGAACAtatccgctaatttgagctcaatttcatactattttcagtactaaaaccaatcaaaatcctctctatttctgtaatatatcttctatcaaatgagaccaagaaaccctgaatgcaaccataaaaaccatatgaaaatacattgTAAAGTCTCTGGCTTAAAAACACGGTTCcagcttttttttttctcgtgcactgcttgctgcaggatttgttttatatggtgcatacttaccacatagatccattctctcatatctaggcccaaatttaccactcgcagcttatctgagtgagctgagctcttgGTGTAGAACTACGGCTTGGACCCTATGGACAAGGCATAGAATTACGGCTTTGactctcaaagggttaaaagatggATGAATACTGTTAATAATTGTAGTCTAGTATAGAGTAAACTTCATATACTAATAGGTGTATAGAGACAAAATGGAAAAAATATGACAAAATGTATAATGGATAGCTTAAACTAAATCAGAAACAATTTAAAAGAAGAATCGAGTTATTGTGGTATACGTATTTCTAAACAAGATTTTATTTGAATCTTACATTACATGCAAGTAGCTGATACTCGAGAaagtgcctttttgttctttaaattCTTGATCAATGATTGTATACATGACACAATGCacttgttaaccctttcactatcTCCTATATAGATCTGTTACTGACACTGGTGTTGCTTATGTAGATCAACACCTTAAGCACATCACCCTCAAATATGCTGTGATTATTAAATTTtggtctagatatgagagaatgggtctgtgtagtgGATGtgcacagcaaaaaaaaaaaaaaaaaaaaaaatcctgccccatttAGTACATGATGGGGTAAGCAAATCTTTGTCTTTGTTGTTTTAACATAGCTACTTTGAGGTGTTGTCTAgggtggtttttatggttttattgcctgtttcttggtatcaattAATTGACTAAAAGATATTAGTGAAAGATGATTTTGGTCAATATCAGACTTGATATAGCTTGAAATAGGCCTCAGGTGTcagaaatatttaattttttcatGATTTCCCTGAGAAAGGGTAGGCCTCCCTTTCAGCCCTAATCTGTTTTATAGATTTTTACTAGGTCTGCTTCAATTATTGGGACAGTCTAAACTATGACCAATCATTCTTGATTATATTTTTGGTGCCATTACCCTCGGAAAATGattctaccatttcagaagataacttttttttttttttttaagttgcaACTCTGTCAATACTTTTAATTTTGGGGGTCATGACAGTGAAAGAATTAAATTAGAAATTAGTAGTCATTAAGATGTTAATCTCATTTCAACAACTGGTGAATAGGATAATTATAAGTTTGTATTTTAAATATGATTATCCTCCTTAGGAAATGCTGTAAAGGGCTTTAGAACACTGGTTACTGTATGAAATGACCCCTGTTGCAGGTTAGGTCTAGAGGCAAAGCTGATGGCCAGCATTATTAATGCAGCTACTGGAAGGTGCTGGTCAAGTGAGCTTTACAATCCCGTCCCTGGGGTACTTGAAAATGTACCTTCCTCAAACAATTATGAGGTTTGTTCTAGTAAATAATCTTTTAGATGATTTATATTAAAACCTAAATTTTGCACTTAAGAATGTAACAGTATGAAAATGTAATTGTACTTATGAGTTGTAGTTGAAACTGTACTGTTAGTGCAGAGATAAAATGCTCGCCTTATGACTTTTGCACTGGGAGTTTGCAGTCCTTACAATTCCTCCCTCTTCATGACTTTGTTCTTGGTTAAAATATTACTCTTTTTATAATGGATTGATAGACGTGAGAATAGGATGACCAAGAGCATAAATCATGATGGAAGGAAGGAGATCATTGCAGGAAAGGTTGGATGGAAGGGTACCAGGGACTTGAGCATTCaggaggcttgtgtgtgtgttatacctgcacacacacacacaccgctgcctggTGTACGACCAAGCCTcacggtagatcagggcctgatcaaccaggctgttactgctggctgcacataaaccgacttatgaaccacagcccagctggtcaggtactgactttaggtgccgttccagctccttgaagacagccaacccagtaatctcccttatgtatgctgggatgcaATTGAACAGGCTTGGacacctgacacttattgtgttgtctcttggcaTACTCGTGGTGCCTCTAcattgcctgccaagtcttttgctttcatagggagcgaGTTCTGTGTGCAGATCTGGAACTAGTCCATCTTGGATTTTCCAAttgtatattatcacgtatctttcttatctgcattctagggagtacaaatcaagggacttcaaccattcccaataATGTAGGTACTTTATATTTACATGTGCcataaaagttctctgtatattatcAAGGActacaattttgcctgccttgaaaggggctgttagtgtacagcagtattccagcctagagggaaaagcaatttgaagagaatcatcatgggcttggcatctctggttttgaaggttctcattatccatcctatcattttcctagcagatgggTAGATACATTGTGGTGATCTTtcaaagtgagattctctgacattgtcACTTCGTCCTTCACGTtagttttcgctctattgtgtggttggaatttgttttatgctcCAATCCAGCTTTTATTTCCTTGAGTTTTCCAtagcagagtaattgaaatttgtcttcattgaacttcatattttttcTACTGCCCATTTAAAGTGTTGGTTAATGTCCGCTTAGAGATttgcagtgtctttgatggaCGACACTGTCATCCATCAAAttttggttatattttattattattttttttattatcacaccggccgattcccaccaaggcagggtggcccgaaaaagaaaaactttcaccatcattcactccatcactgtcttgccagaagggtgctttacactacagtttttaaactgcaacattaacacccctccttcagagtgcaggcactgtacttcccatctccaggactcaagtccggcctgccggtttccctgaatcccttcataaatgttactttgctcacactccaacagcacgtcaagtattaaaaaccatttgtctccattcactcctatcaaacacgctcacgcatgcctgctggaagtccaagcccctcgcacacaaaacctcctttaccccctccctccaacccttcctaggccgacccctaccccgccttccttccactacagactgatacactcttgaagtcattctgtttcgctccattctctctacatgtccgaaccacctcaacaacccttcctcagccctctggacaacagttttggtaatcccgcacctcctcctaacttccaaactacgaattctctgcattatattcacaccacacattgccctcagacatgacatctccactgcctccagccttctcctcgctgcaacattcatcacccacgcttcacacccatataagagcgttggtatcaTCAGTAAAAGAAGACAtacatctctgtcagatatgaggatgaggaaaaggatgtgAGTGAGCACTGTACCTTGTGGCACAGtttttttcactgtagctgcctctgaCTTTGCTCTGTTGTCTATTAATCGTTGTgttttatttgttaggaagttatagatccatctacccactttccTTGTTATTCGTTTgacatgcattttgtgtgctattaccccATGactgcacttgtcaaaggctttctgcattttgtttgtcttccagagcatccaagaccatgtcatgatggtccagtagttgtgggaGGTAGGAGtgacctgctttaaacccatgcTGTTTGGAATattagcaaagtaacatttatgaagggatttaaaagaaactggttagctggacttagtCATCAagaggggaagtacagtgcctgcactctgaaggaggggtggggatgttgtagttcaTTTGAATTGTGTTGTTAGAACACTTCTTTCAAGATGGCTATTAAATGATTGATGGCAGTTTTCTTTTCACCCTACCATGGTGGGAGGGTTGGAGATATTTGCACTTTTGAGGGGCATCTGCactgtagtgtatgtgtgcctctggcaagagtgatggagtgaacagtGGTGAGaggttttttgggtcaccctaccttagtgggagatggccattgtgttgaaaaaaaaaaatatttatttatttatttatttaacagaatggccatctcccactaaggtagggtgacccaaaaaaacacTCTCACCactgttcactccatcactcttgccagaagcacacatacactacagagggactataaatgtattaattcaaggattatgtggagtaaaataaagattggatgtgaaaagtgggttatagtaagtgtgtatgcacctggagaagaaagaattgtagaggagagagagagattttgggaaatgttgagtgaatgcatggggagttttgaatcaagtgtgagagtaatggtggttggagatttcagtgctaaagtgggtaaaaatgctatggagggagtagtaggtaaatttggggtgccaggggtaaatgtaaatggggagcctttaattgagctatgtgtagaaagagatttggtaataagtaatacatattttatgaaaaagaggataaataaatatacaaggtatgatgtagcacataatgaaagtagtttgtttgattatgtattggtggataaaaggttgatgggtaggctccaggatgtacatgtttatagaggggcaactgatatatcggatcattatttagttgtagctacagttagagtaagaggtagatgggaaaagaggaaggtggcaacaacaagtaagagggaggtgaaggtgtataaactaagggaggaggaagttcgggggagatataagcgactgttggcagaaaggtgggctagtgcaaagatgagtagtggggggggggggttgaagagggttggaatagttttaaaaatgcagtattagaatgtggggcagaagtttgtggttataggagggtgggagcaggtggaaagaggagtgattggtggaaggatgaagtaaagggtgtgataaaagagaaaaagttagcttatgagaggtttttcaaagcagaagtgttataagaagagcagagtatatggagagtaaaagaaaggtgaagagagtggtgagagagtgcaaaaggagagcagatgatagtgggagaggcactatcaagaaattttaatgaaaataagaaaaaattttggagtgagttacacaagttaagaaagcctagggaaagtatggatttgtcagttaaaaacagagtaggggagttagtagatggggagagggaggtattaggtagatggcgagaatattttgaggaacttttaaatgttgaggaagaaagggaggcggtaatttcctgcactggtcagggaggtataccatcttttaggagtgaagaagagcagaatgtaagtgtgggggaggtacgcgaggcattacgtagaatgaaagggggtaaagcagctggaactgatgggatcatgacagaaatgttaaaagcagggggatatatagtgttggagtggttggtacttttgtttaataaacgtatgaaagaggggaaggtacctagggattggcggagagcatgtatagtccctttatataaagggaaaggggacaaaagagattgtaaaaattatagaggaataagtttattgagcataccaggaaaagtgtacggtagggttataattgaaagaattataggtaagacagtgtaggattgcggatgagcaaggaggtttcagagtgggtaggggatgtgtagatcaagtgtttacattgaagcatatatgtgaacagtatttagataaaggtagggaagtttttattgcatttatggatttagaaaaggcatatgatagagtggataggggagcaatgtggcagatgttgcaagtatatggaataggtggcaagttactaaatgctgtaaagagtttttatgaggatagtgaggctcaggttagggtgtgtagaagagaggaagactacttcccggtaaaagtaggtcttagacagggatgtgtagtgtcaccatggttgtttaatatatttatagatggggttgtaaaagaagtaaatgctagggtgttcgggagaggggtgggattaaattatggggaatcaaattcaaaatgggaattaacacagttactttttgctgatgatactgtgcttatgggagattctaaagaaaaattgcaaaggttagtggatgagtttgggaatttgtgtaaaggtagaaagttgaaagtgaacatataaaagagtaaggtgatgagggtatcaaatgatttagataaagaaaaattggatatcaaattggggaggaggagtatggaagaagtgaatgttttcagatacttgggagttgacgtgtcggcggatggatttatgaaggatgaggttaatcatagaattgatgaggggaaaaaaggtgagtggtgcattgaggtatatgtggagtgaaaaaacgttatctatggaggcaaagaagggaatgtatgaaagtatagtagtaccaacactcttatatgggtgtgaagcttgggtggtaaatgcagcagcgaggagacggttggaggcagtggagatgtcctgtctaagggcaatgtgtggtgtaaatatgcagaaaatttggagtgtggaaattaggaaaaggtgtggagttaataaaagtattagtcagagggcagaagaggggttgttgaggtggtttggtcatttagagagaatggatcaaagtagaatgacatggaaagcatataaatctataggggaaggaaggcggggtaggggtcgtcctcgaaagggttggagagagggggtaaaggaggttttgtgggtaaggggcttggacttccagcaagcgtgcgtgagcgtgttagataggagtgaatggagacgaatggtacttgggacctgacgatctgttggagtgtgagcagggtaatatttagtgaagggattcagggaaaccggttattttcatatagtcggacttgagtcctggaaatgggaagtacaatgcctgcactttaaaggaggggtttgggatattggcagtttggagggatatgttgtgtatctttatacgtatatgcttctaaactgttgtattctgagcacctctgcaaaaacagtgattatgtgtgagtgaggtgaaagtgttgaatgatgatgaaagcattttctttttggggattttctttcttttttgggtcaccctgcctcggtgggagacggccgacttgttgaaaaaaaaaaaaatatatatatatgtatatatgatttTTTAATGTCATGTTTAAAACAGGGTGGCTTTGGAACAGCACTGATGGCAAAGGATCTGGGTCTAGCTCAGGATGCAGCAACTAAGAGTCTCACCCCAACTCCTTTGGGCTCTCTTGCTCATCAGGTTAGCCGAGTCATATGCAACATGTTACATTACAGTACAGGTATGGTGATATCACTCACTCATATTTCTTCCAGAGTCGAATAATATTTCAGTTTTGGAATGCTcaaaattaagttttttttttttttttgaataagaAATACTGTCTCCTATCCCTTCACACCTCATTCTTGGCActactttttttcttttcttcattAAAAGGATGCAAAAAAAGCAAATAAGACCATTTTCTTTGTACCACTAGCATAGATACCACAAGGTCATGGTTGTATATTAATCAGTAGGTGTCAAAAGAtgctagaaagtatttctttaccAATAGCGGTAACTTGTTGGAATAGGCTGCAAGAAAAAGTATAGTAGTACTGTTTGTGCTACAACCATGGAAAACTAAAAGAAAACATAACAAATTAAACACTGAAGATGGGAATGTAGTAAAGCATCTGTAACTGCAAATGGGTaatcacacacagcaccaccaattCTGGTGCAGTGGAGAAACTTCTTGTTGCCTTAGAATCTTCCTCATATGATTATACATTTGTCTCGAGAGATGCTCTCGGCGCAATTTTTTTAAGTATGACAAGTATGGTTGTATTTTTTTACTCATC
Above is a genomic segment from Cherax quadricarinatus isolate ZL_2023a chromosome 42, ASM3850222v1, whole genome shotgun sequence containing:
- the LOC128695611 gene encoding 3-hydroxyisobutyrate dehydrogenase, mitochondrial encodes the protein MASPTTWIPLFSKGFRRAARLHLRRNFSGSERQCSSQAKVGFIGLGNMGGPMATNLLKKGHSVVAYDVSPEAMERLEDEGASIAMSPAEVASKVDSIITMLPNSQHVRSCYTGEKGVFESVQPGTLIVDSSTIDPSVSKEMAGSALKKGAVFMDAPVSGGINAAKAGTLTFMVGGDEKEFMAAKELLSAMGKNIIYCGGVGNGQAVKICNNMLLAISMIGTAETMNLGMRLGLEAKLMASIINAATGRCWSSELYNPVPGVLENVPSSNNYEGGFGTALMAKDLGLAQDAATKSLTPTPLGSLAHQIYRVMCNSGLAEKDFSSIFQFLQEQNSK